One Opitutaceae bacterium DNA segment encodes these proteins:
- a CDS encoding MBL fold metallo-hydrolase: MHLHVLPAGPILTNAYLLTDPASGHAILIDAPGDIWDQVQPILSAEKVALNELWLTHGHWDHTQGGAEVVRNTQARVLAHPDDRELIENPEVMRRFMGRSFNIEPIRVDAWLKQGDVLHALGMPAEVRHVPGHCAGNVLFYFAKSKSAFVGDALFAGSVGRTDLPGGSTSVLMNSIRSQIYTLPGDTAIYPGHGPATTVNVEKSSNPFVRA, encoded by the coding sequence ATGCACTTGCATGTCCTGCCGGCCGGCCCGATACTGACCAACGCCTACCTGCTGACCGATCCCGCCAGCGGCCATGCGATTCTCATCGACGCACCAGGCGACATCTGGGATCAGGTGCAACCCATTCTCTCCGCTGAAAAGGTGGCACTGAATGAGCTCTGGCTCACTCACGGCCATTGGGACCACACGCAGGGGGGCGCCGAAGTCGTGAGAAACACCCAGGCGCGCGTGCTCGCCCACCCGGATGATCGCGAGCTCATCGAAAACCCGGAGGTCATGCGACGATTCATGGGACGATCCTTCAACATCGAACCCATCCGCGTCGATGCCTGGCTCAAGCAGGGCGACGTCCTGCACGCGCTTGGAATGCCGGCCGAGGTCCGGCATGTGCCCGGCCACTGCGCTGGCAACGTCCTCTTCTATTTCGCCAAATCCAAATCCGCCTTCGTCGGAGACGCCCTTTTCGCCGGAAGCGTCGGGCGGACCGATCTGCCCGGTGGAAGCACATCGGTATTGATGAATTCAATACGATCGCAGATCTACACGCTGCCGGGCGACACCGCAATCTATCCGGGACATGGCCCGGCCACCACCGTGAACGTCGAAAAATCCTCCAACCCCTTCGTTCGCGCATGA